From a region of the Molothrus ater isolate BHLD 08-10-18 breed brown headed cowbird chromosome 27, BPBGC_Mater_1.1, whole genome shotgun sequence genome:
- the LRRC3C gene encoding LOW QUALITY PROTEIN: leucine-rich repeat-containing protein 3C (The sequence of the model RefSeq protein was modified relative to this genomic sequence to represent the inferred CDS: inserted 1 base in 1 codon) — protein sequence MTVAQGVLLRPITMALLLQSLFLLLLLLLGSCLHAATAFPKGCYPSEEEGLKTFRCSNAQLTEVPRDIPNDTNKLYLDFNQIPFLPRDAFRDLPLLLELDLSHNAITRIETGAFQSLAEHLHSLDLSSNRLVSVSKDAFSNLKAKVNLSNNPWLCDCRLQELIRAVELVAESSXGIVCDSSTQEEHVGKAFLQVIADTDLCNVYKKTTDIAMLVTMFGWFAMVISYLVYYVRQNQEDARRHLEYLKSLPSKQRRSEESSTISTVV from the exons ATGACTGTGGCACAGGGGGTTCTCCTCCGCCCCATCACCatggcactgctcctgcagagcctcttcctcctcctcctcctcctcctgggctCCTGCCTCCACGCAGCCACTGCCTTCCCCAAGGGCTGTTACCCCTCAGAAGAGGAGGGGCTGAAGACCTTTCGCTGCAGCAATGCTCAGCTGACCGAGGTCCCCAGGGACATCCCCAACGACACCAACAAGCTCTACCTGGACTTCAACCAAATCCCCTTCCTGCCTCGCGACGCCTTCCGGGACCTGCcgctcctgctggagctggatcTGTCCCACAATGCCATCACCAGAATTGAAACTGGGGCTttccagagcctggcagagcacCTGCACTCTCTGGACTTGTCTTCCAACAGACTGGTGTCGGTCAGCAAAGACGCCTTTAGCAACCTGAAAGCCAAGGTGAACCTGTCCAACAACCCGTGGCTGTGTGACTGTCggctgcaggagctgatccGTGCTGTGGAACTGGTGGCTGAATCCT GGGGCATCGTGTGCGACTCCTCCACGCAGGAGGAGCACGTGGGCAAAGCTTTCCTGCAGGTCATTGCCGACACAGACCTCTGCAACGTGTACAAGAAGACCACGGACATCGCCATGCTGGTCACCATGTTCGGCTGGTTCGCCATGGTGATTTCCTACCTGGTTTATTACGTCAGGCAGAACCAGGAGGACGCCCGGCGGCACCTGGAGTATCTCAAGTCACTGCCCAGCAAACAGCGGCGATCGGAGGAGTCATCCACCATCAGCACTGTGGTGTGA